ctgccaatccctctgctgtgccactctgccagtccctctgccgtgccactctgccagtccctctgccaattCTTCTGCCGtgcactctgccaatccctctgccgtgccactctgccaatccctctgctgtgctactctgccaatccctctgctgtgccactctgccaatccctctgctgtgctactctgccaatccctctgctgtgccactctgccaatccctctgccgtgcctctctgccaatccctctgccgtgccactctgccaatccctctgccagtccctctgctgtgcctctctgccaatccctctgccgtgcccctctgccagtccctgccgtgccactctgccagtccctctgccgtgccactctgccaatccctctgccatgccactttgCCAATCTCTCTGCCGTTCCACTTTTCCAGTCCCTCTGcaaatccctctgccgtgccactctgccaatccctctgccaatccctctgccgtgccactctgccagtccccctgccaatCCCTCttccagtccctctgccgtgccactttgccaatccctctgccgttcCACTTTTCCAgtccctctgccaatccctcttccagtccctctgccaatccctgcactggcttcccctaccatccaggatataattcaaactaatgactctcacatttaaagcagccaataactctgcccccccccccccccccctacatctctgaactcatctctaggtaccatccaacccgcttgttacccccctactgacctgccccccaactcctctctcattcccccctcacacgctCACACAAGCctgtgcaagggctgccccccttctctggaattcgctcccacaaactctcagactttctcccaatctctctgccttcaagagatctctacaaacacatttattcagagaagcttaccctaatctagtgtAACATCCCCTCAGTGTGCGGCTAAATACCCCCTGCCCCACCCCTCCCaactctgcccattcccacaccttgtgtctcaaccctttctccttgtagagtgtaagctcttttgggcagggctctcttcacctcttgtatcggttattgattgctttatatgttactccttgtagattgtaagctcttttgggcagggctctcttcccctcttgtatcggttactgattgctttatatgttactccttgtagagtgtaagctcttttgggcagggctcccttcccctcttgtattggttactgattgctttatatgttactccttgtagagtgtaagctcttttgggcagggctcccttcccctcttgtattggttactgattgctttatatgttactccttgtagagtgtaagctcttttgggcagggctcccttcccctcctgtatcagttactgattgctttatatgttactccttgtagagtgtaagctcttttgggcagggctcccttcccctcctgtatcggttgctgattgctttatatgttactccttgtagagtgtaagctcttttgggcagggctcccttcccctcctgtatcggttgctgattgctttatatgttactccttgtagagtgtaagctcttttgggcagggctcccttcccctcctgtatcggttgctgattgctttatatgttactccttgtagagtgtaagctcttttgggcagggctctcttcccctcctgtatcggttgctgattgctttatatgttactccttgtagagtgtaagctcttttgggcagggctcccttcccctcctgtatcggttactgattgctttatatgttactccttgtagagtgtaagctcttttgggcagggctctcttcccctcctgtatcggttattgattgctttatatgttactccttgtagagtgtaagctcttttgggcagggctctcttcccctcttgtattggttactgattgctttatatgttactccttgtagagtgtaagctcttttgggcagggctcccttcccctcctgtatcggttactgattgctttatatgttactccttgtagagtgtaagctcttttgggcagggctcccttcccctcctgtatcggttattgattgctttatatgttactctgtatgaccAATGTATGGaacacacttattgtacagcgctgcggggtatgttggcgctttattattttacttattgCCCCTCACATATCCAGAATCTTCTGGCAGTGTCTCACCCCACATGCAGCTCTATTGATGTCATTTAAAgcagacatatcctataaatattatgaatgtaccagggaattatactcctctagatatagaaggaatgtgcttaaagttgtgtttctgactgatttattgagaaattcccccaaaccccactagccctgcccatctgtgccacttcctgctggctgaattctctggatgagctggggggtGGGGTCAGCACTGtaaaataggaaccaatcagaagccTCTAGGAAGCACCTTACTCACAGCCCAACTTCTCCCTGCGCTTTAGAGCAGCTTTAGCACCGCCAAAAATAATTGTACTCCAAACATTCTTTCTGATGCCAATGTCACTGGCTGTTGTACAGCAGTATTTCTCCATTAGCCACAACATCCACACAAATAAACGTTCATTCACTCTACACAGACATCCTATAGCCAATAACCAGTTACAGATCTTATAGGGAGGGAGTGGGGGCTCTtagaagagcctttgtgttgctgggagtagggcaggagatggggcagcagttacttggcgctggtatacttggtgacagccttggtgccctcggacacggcgtgcttggccagctccccaggcagcagcaggcggaccgcggtctggatctcccgggaggtgatggtggagcgcttgttgtaatgagccaggcgggaggcttcccctgcgatgcgctcaaacacatcgttgacaaaggagttcatgatgctcatggccttggaggagatgccggtatcggggtgcacctgcttcagcaccttgtacacgtaaatggcgtaactctccttccttgtcttcctgcgcttcttcccatctttcttctgggTCTTGGTCACCGCTTTCTTGGAGCCTTTCTTCGGGGCTGGAGCGGACTTGGCTGGTTCAGGCATGATCAACTATCCTTACGCTTTCCGATAAACGAGAAACCTGTTCCCTCCGCCTCCcgggctgctgcttttatagccCTCCCATGCAAATAAGGCTGCCTAATAGCACAAACTATTACTGGTTAGTTTTGTCACATGGTATAGAGACCGCCCATCTACAGCTACGGATTGGTGTTTCTGAAAACATctgtgtgattggctgcaattAACTCACCCAATACAAATCGGAGGAATGCAAGTAGAGCAATTGATTGGTGCTTCCAAAACctacagtttgattggttgcatTGGAACTCACCCAATTAGAGAAGAGAGGTGTGTCCAGCGCTGCCTACTTAAACCAGTACCTGGGTGGGGAAGCGTCACATTCTGCAATTTTGTTGTGTTTGTGGATTATTTGCTATTATGTCCGGAAGAGGCAAACAAGGCGGGAAGGTTCGGGCTAAGGCCAAGACCCGCTCATCCCgggctgggctgcagttcccagttGGCCGAGTTCACAGGCTCTTGAGAAAGGGCAATTATGCTGAGCGGGTGGGAGCCGGAGCTCCGGTCTATCTGGCCGCAGTGCTCGAATACCTGACCGCTGAGATcctggagttggccgggaacgctgcccgggataacaagaagacccgtatcatccccaggcacctgcagctcgctgtgcgcaatgatgaggagctgaacaaactgctcggaggagtcactatcgctcagggcggggtcctgcccaacatccagtccGTGCTGCTGCCCAAGAAAACAGAGAGCTCCAAGGCGGCCAAGAGCAAGTGAGCTGCCCGGTCACAGCGCCCCTATCAGGAaacaacacaaaggctcttttcagagcccccacacCGGCTACAGAGGGCTGCATTCACAATATTCCGAGCTCTGTTACAATAGACATTACAGTACAATGCTTAGTGTCGCCTTGTTTCAGATCCGTTATAAATTTCTTTGTGGGTTGGATTAATCCGACCAACTATATCCGCTCCCCTTTCTATTGTACAGACTCTATGAATAGAAACAAGAGGCGCTGTGCCGGGGAGAGACACAATCTGATACCGAGGGCTGATCCCTTCCGTGCTCTTTTATTCAGCCCCCGGTACAACCCATAGGAGTATCTGGCAGTGCGGATCTATTAGAATGTTACCCGGTGCCTAAGGGTTAACCTTCCCAGTTACTCAGAGACAGAGGGAGACACGTTATTAGCAGATGGGGGGGTTCGCAGAGTGACGGGGGGATCCCATAGCCGATCCGGCGCGGAACAAGAGCGGCTGCTGTATGGGATGTAGATACGGAGCTGCTTTATCTGCTGATGATCCGGCAACAAAACCGAATTATTCAGTGGTTTCATTATAATCATTTCATTGTACAACGTTTCAATTCTAGAATAACCAATGGCACGTAGACATTTTGGCGGGATTGTTGAACTCAGTGGAAGCACCGGGTGTTTATTGGGAGCCAATTATAGGGAGTTAAACTCAATACTAATATTCTCTGCAGAATGAAATCACGTTTGTCCCACGATCAGTAAACTGACAGGAGGTTCCATCGTTTCACTCTAATTAGAAGGTGTAACTGGGGCTCCAGCTGCTTTGGCGCATTATTATCCGATAGGGGATTCCCGGGAGTAACAAGTACAGGGGCTGAGAGCTCGGAGGGACCTGCAGCTCAGTCCGTGTATAAATAGGGATCAGTAATGAGCCGGTTCCTATTACAGAGCCCGGGGGTGATGGAGCCGCTTCCGGTGCAAAGGGAGTCAGTAACTTGCCTGTGGGTGTCAGTGACCGGGAAGTTACATACACATAACTATAGATAATGGCTACAGATTGGAACAAGCAGTAACAGCTCTAATTAACCGAGTGAGTgggtggctctgaaaagagcctttgggttcGATAGATCAGTAGCCGGGATATTATTCAGATTCAGCCCCCgaagccgtagagagtgcggccctggcgcttgagagcgtacaccacatccatggcggtaacggtcttcctcttggcgtgctcggtgtaggtgacggcgtcccggatgacattctccaggaaaaccttgaggaccccccgagtctcctcatagatgaggccagagatgcgcttgactccccctctccgtgccaggcggcggatggcgggcttggtgatgccctggatgttatcccgcagcaccttcctgtgccgcttggcgcctcctttccccaaacCCTTCCCGCCTTTACCGCGTCCGGACATAACTATATCTTCCTCTCACCGCTGTTCGAGAATCATTTCTGTAGCGCAGCCACCCacttatatacacaggcacaggaCCTGAGCGGGAACTTCAGTGGGGGCGGAGTTTAGAACGCCTGGGAAATTAGGTTCTTGATTGGACAATACAAACATCCCTCTGTATTCTCAAAGCCAATTAATGAAGCAAAAGTAAAACCGTTAAGAATTTCAAATCGCCCGCCAAAATAATTTGCTCTCACTTGAATCCACTCAGACAAAGTATTGCGATTGTATTGTATTagttacattattattaatagATTTATTAGGATAAAATCGGCCCGTATATAATCTATACTGTGGCACCGAGTCTATTTGGCTACTCCCCCCTATACCGAGCAAAGCGGCACTGCGCTACTCTGTGCGGGAAAGTGACAGTAAGTATAAGGGAGCGGCACCAGGCTGGGACTGATCAGCACAATACGCGCCCCTCCGCTTCAGATGCTGCATTTCTGCATAAAACCCCCGAACCCCTTCAGTTCCTATCGCTATTCGGGAATAATTGTAATTTGCACCGTTGGTTTTTAGCTCTTTTCCGTTTCACTCAATAGGGAAGAGAAAAAAGTCTTCTGACAAATAATCCCTATTGCAGTTCTGTAGCCGTGTGTTACCGACCAATCAGCTCCCAGATCGCTACATATGAGCTGCGGGTTGGGGCAATGTATCGGCCTCAGGCTGTAACCTCCCCGCAGTGTCACAGAGTAACGAACTGTTATTGTTCTATTTCTCCTCAGTAACGTTACTGCGACTGTCGGGTTCATCACTAAAGTAACTAATGACTTTCGAAGAACTGGGGGGAAAAATGAGATCAGGTACCGAAATGCCCCTGAATATTGTACTCGCAGCCCAACCTCCCGCCAGAAATAAATGTACCCCCGGCAGATTCTTCCCGATCCCAATGTTACACCCACCGGCTCTATTGTACACTTCCGCTACAACACAAGGAATCTGCCCGATAATAAAGAGATTCAGCTCGTTTGATTGTGGAtttgggggctctgaaaagagcctttgtgctgctgggagagaagctgccgATGATCTAAGCCCTCTCGCCTCGGATCCTGCGGGCCAGCTGGATGTCCTTGGGCATGATGGTGACCCTCTTGGCGTGGATGGCGCACAGGTTGGTGTCCTCAAAGAGACCGACCAGATAAGCCTCGCTGGCCTCCTGCAGAGCCATGACGGCTGAGCTCTGGAAGCGCAGGTCGGTCTTGAAGTCCTGAGCGATCTCCCGGACCAGGCGCTGGAAAGGCAGCTTGCGGATGAGCAGCTCGGTGGATTTCTGGTAGCGGCGGATCTCACGGAGAGCGACTGTGCCGGGCCGGTAACGGTGAGGTTTCTTCACTCCACCGGTGGCCGGAGCGCTCTTCCTGGCTGCTTTGGTTGCCAGCTGCTTGCGGGGAGCTTTCCCTCCTGTAGACTTACGGGCGGTCTGCTTGGTACGGGCCATTCTGGAACACTAACACTGCGGAACAGAGTATCCTGAACCGGCCGAAACCCGTGTTTCTTATAGGCACAAGCTCAAACTGATTGGCTAATTATGAAAAAGCCCCTGCCTTCCCAGCCAATCGGCGTCGCTTTTTGGAATGCCGCGTAAATACTTCTGTGTCATTGGCTTATTTAAATGGTCCCGCCTCCCACTTTATTGACTGATAACGGTTGGATTTCAGGCGGCCGCCAAAATTGCATATAGATAGAAATAGCGAGTCCGATACAGGTTACCGGGTGGCGCGTCTGTGCGATGTATTTGCAGTTATATTTAGGTACATAGCAGACGTGGGAGCGACATGTGCAGTTAGGGTATAAAGTGCAGCTAAACTGAGTGGGAAAACTTGGGTCCCTGTGACGATCCGATCTGTTCGGGTATCAGGGACAAGTAGCTCTGCATTGCCAGTAGTTACTAATAGTGTCCGGCAGGGGGAGCATCTTTACTTGTTTCCTCTAGGCAACCGCTGTCTAAACCGAGCCATAAACCCCCAGTAAAGCTCCTCCCTGATACAGGAAATAGAAACCCTTAGCCCGTGAGTGATAGAATGAACCTTGGTGTTTGGGCTTTAACCACTTTATGTGCCTGTAAATGATCTCTCCCCATATGAACCTTCTGGGCACCTGTAGTAGAATGATTTCTCTCTTGTGTGAAccatttaaaggtggccatacattgatgGGGGATACAGGCCATTGAGGTGAGTGAGGACCAACAAACTGATGTGGTTTTTGCTCtgtcaggattttcaaacctgcccagttgacATCTGGCTGATTCCCAGTCACGTAGGGGCAGGTATAGTCTGTAGCTGCCATTAGATCTGAATTAGAACTGGGCAGAGCCATTTGTAATAGTTCTGTTCCATGTTATTGATGCATTGGGATGCCTACTAAAACCTGGGGACATATCTTAGACTTTGGCCCCCGCAAGTGAACATTTGGTAATTGCCCAAAATCAGTATTGGCCTTCTGGGGGTTCCAAGCTAAGCAAGTCAGGAATCTTTATAAGACTATGAATATTTGGCACTGATAATGTGAATATTCATTCATTTCGCCCAACCCCATAAGTAACGTAATCCAATATGGCAGTGTAGCACTCCAAAAAAGTACCCTGGGCTGCTGTATTTAATAGGGGGGgatttcccaggctgtgcaggggggcggcggcactataggataggaaccaatcagcagctaggctgacctgatagggaactgaagcctgtctgtgcttgtgtgagtgcagggctgtgattggctctccccctcctactgtgcttctggcagggaccgttaggacacgcccacccctcatgtgaaacccagacagggacctgagaggatcaaAATAAAGAGACCACAGAGGAATTTAGAAAGAcccaaaatattttaattaccGTAACTTACACACCAGTGGAATTCCCTTACACATCTCATAAGACAAAAGCTGAGATCCTCACACTCGGCTAATCAGTCACTCGAGTATCAATCAGATTCCTGGGGAGCGACCTGGTCCGGCTCAAAATCACCTGCTTCCTTAGTAACAAATGATAAAATCTACACTTCAGCTCAGTGTATTTGTCTGTTTGTCCCTCTACTAATCCAATGGGCACAGAAGAACAAAAGCTGAGGGATAAGGCCTGTGTCTCTCCGTGTGTAAATGCTGCAGTTGCTATAGGAATAGCCCCGGGCCGGTCTGCTCTCAGCATAGAGGGTTCAGGTGAGAAGGTTCCGATCATGGATGAAGCCATGACGGCAAGCAAACCTCCTTGTCTCATAACAACTAATGAATGTTGTAGTTTGGGCTTGAATTTctgcttaccgtatatactcgagtataagccgagttttccagcatacaaaatgtgcttaaaaaggaaccctcggcttatactcgaggcaagtatcAAAGGCAGCGCCGTATTACCTCTCCAGCTGTATTACCTCGCCATCGGGCGTGCGCCGTGCATGCGTCGCAGTGCGGTGCGTTACCCCCCCCGTGCGCGCGTGACATTTGCCCGATATAGCTACTTCCAACAGGCCCAGAAACTAGCAGAGAGACCACAACCGAAAACAAGCCGTACAGCTCTTGCCAAGGCCCACGTAATCCATTACCTTCTGAAGCGAACTATGAGGGGAGCGCCCGGATAAGTCCGGAGGCCAACCATACAAGTAGTACCGAGTACCAGCTATGTTTTTTATTCAGGCAGGGGCGTGGCTTTAAATCAGCACTTTCCATATAGTAGCTCAGTACCAAATAGAATGATCCAACTATGAAGCTCGAGTCTAGAGGCCATAAAATATCTCTTGGGGAACCCAATACACGGCTTTCAGTAACACAGAATTCCTACAGAGGAATCAGAACCTTTGCTATGGTGCTAAAGTGTTTGTAAAACAATAAGGTGGTTGTAAAACAAGTAAAGTATAAGTAATCCAGCAGTTTCTTTTAACTGATTAATAAGGGTTCAGCCCCATCAGGTTTTGCAAAATTGAAATGATAACATTTAGATGGTTGgccggttggacaagtaatccggcgctgcccttactacacggacacaagctagtgtgcaggtgtgttaaaagaaatggatgcctaggcttatacttgagtcaagaagtttttccagttttctaaggtaaaattaggtacctcggcttatactcgagtatatacggtatatttttTGGAGAATTCAGTAGATCAACATGGGGGAGGGTGGAGTCACAACATAACGACCTTGGGTGGCATAAATGGTATGATCCAGACCTGCCCAGGTTCCAGCACTCATCCCTCATTCTAAATGTGTAGCAGAGACTTGCCCTGCGGGGATCAGAAACCGTACAGTAACACGTCATGTGATTTTATCATATAGGCAAGAAAATCCTCTTTATCCCCTAAAGGCAAAAGCCTCCAAATCAAATTCACATTGTATGTAAGATCCTCGTCCAACTCTCCAATTCACTCAGATCAGATTTCTCGCTCCTGGAACCTCACAATACAAGTCCGGCCCATTTCTCAGTACGCCATTGCTCTCTATTGCCCCATTACTAGCACCTTTAGGGTGTATTTTTCCACTTTGCTCTTAGCAGGAAAACACTTTAATAGGGACTGAGGACTTTCCCTAATTCCATGGCCCCACGTTGCATTATGGGTAAGCGAAGCCCACGTAAGTCACAAACCTGGCTACACGTTTATCGTGAAGGTGCAGTTCGGATCAGACATGAGAGTCCTGACATCAAAGTAGGAACGTTTGCAGATTTTCTGGATTTTGCGATGCACCCGTAGGTGCGCGCGCTGCGTGAAGCATTTGCCACATTCGTTACAAGTGaacggtttctccccggtgtgaatccGGTGGTGGATTTTAAGGTCTGAGTGATTGGTGAAACATTTCCCGCAGTCGCCGcacgtgaatggtttctccccggtgtgcgTCCTCTTGTGTATGATGAGCAGGGAGCTGCGAGTGAAGCATTTGCCGCACTCGgagcaagtgaatggtttctccccggtgtgaattcGAAAATGCGCGTTGAGGTTTGAGCGACGGGtgaaacatttgccacattcgGAACACGAGAACGGTTTCTCCCCAGAATGAGTCCTCTGATGCCTGATCAGATCATCGTTCTTAGTAAAATGTTTATGGCATTCGACACAGGTATAAAGCACCGGGATGGTAGGTTCTGCCAGCTGGGACGTACGTGGGGGATGGGTTATACTGTAGTTACTGGGCTTAATTCCTGGCAAGCCCCCAGCCGGGCGGTGTTCCATCATTGAAGGTTTAtcagttccctgtatctgttctgtaaggggattaatgctgcaatctgattggtttccctctTCACATAAAGCTGATTCCTCTTTAATAGAAACTGATATATAATTGGCTGCCAAATCATTCTCACTGCCTCGCATTTGAGGAGATGCATCAGTTTCCCGAATCTGCTCTGGAAGTATATTAATGCCGCCATCTGATTGGTTTCTCTGCTCTACTTCCAGTGAAGCATCTGATATATAATTGGCTGCCgggctgttattcaggctgcaccccatgataggagtaggtgtgtctgttccctgtatctgctctgtaaggggattaatgctgcaatctgattggtttcccccgtCACACAAAGCTGTTTGCTGTTGGCCCTGTGGGATATTCCCAGAGTGAGTTCTACGATGTACATTCAGGTTTGAGCGGCGAGTAAAAGATTTCCCACATTCCGAGCACGAAAAGGGTTttacccctgtgtgagttctcagGTGCCTGATAAAATCATAGCTTTTAGTGAAAGGTTTATGGCAGGTCGGGCAGTTATAGATCCCCTGGGGGGGATGTTTGGCAAGGTGGGCCGCGTGTAGGGCATTTATATGAATGTTTGTATCAAACCTATTGTAAAAAATGTCTGAGCTGTTGTTCAAAGTGTGttccatgataggagtaggtgtgtctgttccctgtatctgttctgtaaggggattaatgctgcaatctgattggtttccctctTCCCATGAAGATAGTTCCTTCTTAATGCCACACTGTGGTCCAGTTGTTTCCGCCAGAAAAGTGTCAATAAGTTGGGGATTCATAGCTGCAGGAATAACAGTTTCTTCGGCCAAAGTCTTGCTTGGTTCCTCTGCACAAGGAAAAGCTGGATCCATATTGGCCTCTGTATTGCTCTTCTCTTCATTTTCACAGCCTGACACAGAAAGAAGagtttaaagaaggaaaggtaaaaactcagtaagctttatcagaaaggtctaagtaaatacagccataatcactcacagaaacactgagtcctctatcaaaagaaacacaggatttcttgtctctttttttgtaaacatgttccagtgtctgacttcctctctcagaaacagccttaattcctggggccagagtctgcacagttctctcctctctccctcctccttctccccccccccactagaatgctaagaactccctcagaatgtgtgatctgagctataacggctagaactgcaagcaggaagctaattaaaatggcagttgctgtcttaaacaaaaagagaaagctttctgcaggcagaataaatatagcattctaggtggaactaatatggcaaatctattggcacgTAATGCTCAGAAACAGAACCTTCCCGCCTTTGTTCTATTCAACCAGCTCCTGTATGGAAGGGGAAGGGGGATCACAGAAGTGAGTGTGGGAAGTGGCGTCTCATCTGGAGAAGAATTGAAAGCTG
The genomic region above belongs to Xenopus tropicalis strain Nigerian chromosome 9, UCB_Xtro_10.0, whole genome shotgun sequence and contains:
- the LOC116407583 gene encoding histone H2B 1.1; protein product: MPEPAKSAPAPKKGSKKAVTKTQKKDGKKRRKTRKESYAIYVYKVLKQVHPDTGISSKAMSIMNSFVNDVFERIAGEASRLAHYNKRSTITSREIQTAVRLLLPGELAKHAVSEGTKAVTKYTSAK
- the LOC101730761 gene encoding histone H2A type 1, which gives rise to MSGRGKQGGKVRAKAKTRSSRAGLQFPVGRVHRLLRKGNYAERVGAGAPVYLAAVLEYLTAEILELAGNAARDNKKTRIIPRHLQLAVRNDEELNKLLGGVTIAQGGVLPNIQSVLLPKKTESSKAAKSK
- the LOC108645569 gene encoding gastrula zinc finger protein XlCGF53.1, whose translation is MLRLSRKLQFPGCPSASTLTWYRTANQRGSSPRVRLGGGASRTGITEAPPSHKEPMGMWEEASDPVMGKKDKNEERKERILNLTLEIIYLLTGEGYVIPKKKSPTVGLGALHAPGSVIQKENDKKILELISNIIQLLTGEEWEYIKGNKALYREGIKEEEEPQQLRPLGCENEEKSNTEANMDPAFPCAEEPSKTLAEETVIPAAMNPQLIDTFLAETTGPQCGIKKELSSWEEGNQSDCSINPLTEQIQGTDTPTPIMEHTLNNSSDIFYNRFDTNIHINALHAAHLAKHPPQGIYNCPTCHKPFTKSYDFIRHLRTHTGVKPFSCSECGKSFTRRSNLNVHRRTHSGNIPQGQQQTALCDGGNQSDCSINPLTEQIQGTDTPTPIMGCSLNNSPAANYISDASLEVEQRNQSDGGINILPEQIRETDASPQMRGSENDLAANYISVSIKEESALCEEGNQSDCSINPLTEQIQGTDKPSMMEHRPAGGLPGIKPSNYSITHPPRTSQLAEPTIPVLYTCVECHKHFTKNDDLIRHQRTHSGEKPFSCSECGKCFTRRSNLNAHFRIHTGEKPFTCSECGKCFTRSSLLIIHKRTHTGEKPFTCGDCGKCFTNHSDLKIHHRIHTGEKPFTCNECGKCFTQRAHLRVHRKIQKICKRSYFDVRTLMSDPNCTFTINV